In the Micromonospora narathiwatensis genome, one interval contains:
- a CDS encoding ABC transporter ATP-binding protein: MSTVNGRLPAAIVGEPEPRAAEPLLRVRGLTRHFPIRNGFRSGGTVRAVDGLDFEVRPGETLGLVGESGCGKTTTGRMLVRLLEPTAGTIEFAGRDITHARRGELRPLRQDLQIIFQDPYASLNPRHTVGRIVAMPLQVNRINPPGGTRKRVQELLELVGLNPEHYNRYPHEFSGGQRQRIGIARALALRPKLIVADEPVSALDVSIQAQVINLLRDLQRDLDLAFVFIAHDLAVVRHFCHRVAVMYLGKIVEIGDRDDIYTRPQHPYTRALLSAIPDVTTLGPAGRIRLTGDVPTPLNPPSGCRFRTRCWKAQDNCATDEPTLITRDGGNQLTACHHPEHGTLEPTQAAAVG, from the coding sequence ATGAGTACCGTCAACGGCCGCCTGCCGGCGGCCATCGTCGGCGAGCCCGAGCCGCGCGCGGCCGAGCCGCTGCTGCGGGTGCGTGGGCTGACCAGGCACTTCCCGATCAGAAACGGGTTCCGTTCCGGTGGGACGGTGCGGGCCGTGGACGGCCTGGATTTCGAGGTGCGTCCGGGTGAGACGTTGGGCCTGGTCGGGGAGTCCGGGTGCGGCAAGACCACCACCGGACGGATGCTGGTACGCCTGCTCGAACCCACCGCCGGGACGATCGAGTTCGCCGGCCGGGACATCACCCACGCCCGCCGTGGCGAGTTACGGCCGCTGCGGCAGGACCTCCAGATCATCTTCCAGGACCCGTACGCCTCGCTGAACCCCCGCCACACCGTCGGCCGGATCGTCGCCATGCCACTGCAGGTCAACCGGATCAACCCACCCGGCGGCACCAGGAAACGCGTCCAGGAACTCCTCGAACTCGTCGGCCTGAACCCCGAGCACTACAACCGCTACCCCCACGAGTTCTCCGGCGGGCAACGCCAACGCATCGGCATCGCCCGCGCCCTCGCGCTGCGCCCCAAACTCATCGTCGCCGACGAACCCGTCTCCGCCCTGGACGTCTCCATCCAGGCCCAGGTCATCAACCTGCTACGCGACCTGCAACGCGACCTCGACCTGGCCTTCGTGTTCATCGCCCACGACCTCGCCGTCGTCCGCCACTTCTGCCACCGCGTCGCCGTCATGTACCTCGGCAAAATCGTCGAGATCGGCGACCGCGACGACATCTACACCCGACCCCAACACCCGTACACCCGCGCCCTGCTCTCCGCCATCCCCGACGTCACCACCCTCGGCCCGGCCGGACGGATCCGCCTCACCGGCGACGTACCCACCCCACTCAATCCACCCTCGGGCTGCCGCTTCCGCACCCGCTGCTGGAAAGCCCAGGACAACTGCGCCACCGACGAACCCACCCTGATCACCCGCGACGGCGGCAACCAACTCACCGCCTGCCACCACCCCGAGCACGGCACGCTCGAGCCAACCCAAGCCGCCGCCGTGGGTTGA